Proteins encoded by one window of Corynebacterium amycolatum:
- a CDS encoding hydrogenase maturation nickel metallochaperone HypA — protein sequence MVSVHELGLLTSVVEKIAEVCPGRTVTKVSMRVGDRSGVVYDSLIAAWPVASAATQCEGAELDAELIVSTVYCPTCEAEHEIDEFYALTCPVCGTPTADLRHGREFEISSIEVNAEGES from the coding sequence ATGGTATCTGTGCATGAGCTTGGATTGTTGACCAGCGTGGTGGAAAAGATTGCCGAGGTCTGCCCGGGACGCACCGTGACAAAGGTGTCAATGCGTGTGGGCGACCGCTCCGGAGTCGTCTACGATTCCCTCATCGCCGCGTGGCCCGTGGCCAGTGCCGCGACGCAGTGTGAGGGCGCCGAGTTAGACGCCGAGCTCATTGTGTCGACGGTCTACTGTCCCACCTGCGAGGCCGAGCATGAAATCGATGAATTCTATGCTCTAACCTGCCCCGTCTGCGGCACTCCAACTGCGGATCTACGGCACGGTCGCGAGTTTGAAATCTCCAGTATTGAGGTCAACGCTGAGGGCGAGAGTTAG
- a CDS encoding nickel-dependent hydrogenase large subunit produces MSSKSVPVTQHIQLDELVDPFEARLDVYRDDNGAITQVAFDLSGLPRIDGMLVGKQALAVPDITKRLCGLCPVVHHLAGVRAVEDLYGISDIPRTAQLIRELLAAGSTLDNLATKFVAVDREGARAMKRAGKALMRAAGAPSHFPDVAVPGGVRATVDKTLVSEAETALEVLAETAVIKEVELLPTPDAPDAWTDTFDGLDVAVVDADGELAPLGNYLAVARHDTDTAAEIFPAADWPTRVRESRPGDAAPRPVFDASKQLGKHGCEGHRADFYRVGPVSRQVVVDKRGVSPRDAQRQLLADTAAWARRVLADGELLGEHVCDPNAATAIESADFEGHRSGVGIIDGPRGLLVHRYTAGADGIITDCQIMTPTAQNELWLTRMLTAQMCGGGETAGVEKSIWAADPCLPCSSAPAGVMTFKMQEHAGAPADNMTTDSRSSADAPTVVERTK; encoded by the coding sequence ATGTCATCCAAATCCGTTCCGGTTACCCAGCACATCCAGCTCGATGAGCTTGTTGACCCATTCGAGGCACGACTGGATGTCTATCGCGATGACAACGGCGCCATCACACAGGTGGCCTTCGACCTTTCAGGGCTACCGCGTATCGACGGGATGCTCGTGGGCAAGCAGGCGCTGGCTGTACCAGATATCACCAAGAGGCTGTGTGGCCTGTGCCCGGTTGTGCATCATCTTGCAGGCGTGCGGGCGGTAGAGGACCTCTACGGGATCTCCGACATTCCTCGAACCGCACAGTTGATTCGAGAGCTGCTGGCGGCCGGGTCGACCTTGGATAATCTAGCGACCAAATTTGTGGCCGTCGACCGCGAGGGGGCGCGGGCAATGAAGCGTGCCGGAAAAGCTCTGATGCGTGCAGCGGGGGCACCGTCGCACTTCCCGGATGTCGCCGTCCCCGGCGGTGTGCGCGCGACAGTGGATAAGACGCTGGTTTCTGAGGCAGAAACTGCTCTGGAGGTACTGGCTGAGACGGCGGTAATCAAGGAAGTGGAGCTTCTTCCCACTCCCGATGCTCCTGATGCTTGGACAGATACTTTTGACGGCCTCGATGTGGCAGTTGTCGATGCCGACGGTGAGCTTGCGCCGCTGGGAAATTACCTGGCAGTCGCGCGGCATGACACCGATACCGCGGCGGAGATTTTCCCGGCTGCTGATTGGCCCACACGTGTTCGTGAATCCCGTCCGGGCGATGCCGCTCCCAGACCGGTGTTTGATGCCTCGAAGCAGCTGGGCAAACATGGCTGTGAAGGTCATCGGGCCGATTTCTACCGGGTGGGGCCGGTCTCCAGGCAGGTTGTCGTCGATAAGCGTGGGGTGAGCCCACGCGACGCCCAACGCCAGCTTCTCGCCGACACCGCGGCTTGGGCGAGGCGGGTGCTTGCCGACGGGGAACTGCTCGGCGAGCATGTGTGCGATCCGAATGCCGCGACAGCGATTGAGAGCGCTGACTTTGAAGGGCATCGCAGTGGTGTCGGGATTATTGACGGTCCGCGTGGGCTGTTAGTACATCGCTATACGGCAGGGGCTGACGGCATCATCACGGATTGTCAGATTATGACGCCAACTGCGCAGAATGAACTCTGGCTGACGCGTATGCTCACCGCGCAGATGTGCGGTGGCGGGGAGACTGCGGGGGTCGAGAAGTCCATCTGGGCCGCTGATCCGTGCTTACCGTGTAGCTCGGCACCTGCGGGAGTGATGACATTCAAGATGCAGGAACATGCCGGTGCACCTGCGGACAATATGACAACGGATAGCCGTAGTTCGGCGGATGCCCCGACCGTAGTGGAGAGGACGAAGTAA
- a CDS encoding hydrogenase maturation protease, whose product MVTVLGIGNPVMGDDGIGLELLRRLAPELESAGMRQTTQAGDSAHLVWSPSNLDDPANIAGRGDEWTGAVAYIDGGTCGMELLPIVQEAKNLLLLDALAGPGDPGTVVKLVGDQIPRLLAAKLSAHQVGLLDLLTAARLLGQEPARVGVVGVVYESADMVVGLSDTALVGIEEATEVARELIDSWLADEHDSGV is encoded by the coding sequence TTGGTGACGGTTCTTGGCATCGGCAACCCCGTCATGGGCGACGACGGCATTGGTCTCGAACTGCTGAGGCGCCTCGCCCCGGAACTGGAATCTGCAGGCATGAGGCAGACAACTCAGGCCGGAGATTCTGCGCATTTGGTCTGGTCGCCCTCTAATCTCGATGATCCTGCGAACATCGCCGGGCGGGGGGACGAATGGACGGGTGCGGTTGCCTACATCGATGGCGGCACCTGCGGTATGGAGTTGCTGCCCATCGTGCAGGAGGCCAAGAACTTATTGTTGCTCGATGCTCTCGCTGGTCCGGGGGATCCCGGTACCGTCGTTAAGCTCGTCGGTGACCAGATTCCTCGACTATTGGCGGCAAAGCTGTCCGCGCACCAGGTCGGCTTGTTGGATTTGCTCACCGCGGCGCGCCTGTTGGGGCAGGAGCCTGCGCGCGTCGGTGTGGTGGGAGTGGTCTACGAGTCGGCTGACATGGTGGTGGGGCTCAGTGACACGGCACTTGTCGGCATTGAGGAAGCGACTGAGGTTGCGCGCGAGCTCATCGACAGCTGGCTTGCCGACGAGCACGACAGCGGCGTCTAA
- the rfbD gene encoding dTDP-4-dehydrorhamnose reductase has protein sequence MSEISVSHFATHGPTHSNSRRPIIAITGAAGQLGTALQRDSFAADVEVRPLTRAQLDITDSDAVETSPLLDDVDIIINAAAATDVDGAESDPGSAHLINALGPKYLAARAKKEDAYLIHISTDYVFGDVAIDEMTGQRRALRVDDFTAPQTMYGRTKLVGENNVRDSGARSAILRTAWVWSGPTQPEAKDFVSTMMRLAETATDDKGNPAIIKVVDDQHGNPTFVGDLAGAIWELSDRVLSKPSSAPTGTFHVTGSGESTWFEVAREVFRLTGHDPQRVVACTSSEFPRPAVRPAWSVLDGSAWSEVGLHSLPEWQDTLRAVLT, from the coding sequence ATGTCTGAAATATCAGTCTCGCATTTCGCCACTCATGGACCAACCCACAGCAACTCGCGGCGTCCCATTATTGCCATAACTGGTGCGGCTGGACAGCTGGGTACTGCGCTTCAGCGTGATTCTTTCGCCGCCGATGTTGAGGTGCGCCCTCTCACTCGGGCACAGTTGGATATCACTGATTCGGATGCTGTGGAGACATCGCCTCTGCTTGACGACGTCGACATCATCATTAACGCGGCAGCGGCGACCGATGTCGATGGTGCAGAATCCGATCCCGGTTCGGCACATCTAATCAATGCACTCGGACCGAAGTACTTGGCGGCTCGGGCGAAAAAGGAAGACGCGTATCTCATTCATATCTCCACCGACTATGTCTTCGGTGATGTAGCAATCGATGAGATGACGGGGCAGCGCCGAGCGCTGCGAGTTGATGATTTCACCGCGCCTCAGACTATGTACGGACGTACCAAGTTAGTGGGGGAGAACAATGTGCGTGATTCGGGCGCGCGTTCCGCTATTTTGCGTACGGCGTGGGTCTGGTCGGGGCCCACACAGCCAGAGGCCAAGGACTTCGTCTCCACGATGATGCGTCTGGCGGAGACGGCGACTGATGACAAGGGCAATCCGGCAATTATTAAGGTCGTTGACGATCAGCACGGCAACCCCACCTTTGTTGGTGACCTCGCCGGAGCTATCTGGGAGTTGTCCGATCGCGTGTTGTCCAAACCGAGCAGCGCACCGACCGGCACCTTCCATGTCACGGGCAGCGGTGAGTCAACATGGTTCGAGGTGGCTCGCGAAGTGTTTCGGCTCACCGGTCACGATCCACAGCGTGTGGTGGCGTGTACCAGCAGTGAGTTCCCTCGTCCGGCCGTGCGTCCGGCCTGGTCCGTGTTGGATGGTTCCGCATGGAGTGAGGTAGGTCTACATTCGCTTCCGGAGTGGCAGGACACTTTGCGTGCAGTCCTGACCTAG
- a CDS encoding HypC/HybG/HupF family hydrogenase formation chaperone, with protein sequence MCLGIPAKVLAIADGPLPMAMVDMAGQKRQCSAMYVPELVVGDWVFVQNGFIMNVLDEQEAKDSLAAIEEYNLIEHVAEVSPKRRT encoded by the coding sequence ATGTGTCTTGGAATTCCTGCCAAGGTTTTGGCAATCGCCGATGGTCCACTGCCGATGGCGATGGTGGATATGGCGGGGCAGAAGCGGCAATGCTCGGCAATGTACGTGCCTGAGCTGGTGGTAGGTGATTGGGTGTTCGTCCAGAACGGGTTCATCATGAACGTGCTGGACGAACAGGAGGCCAAGGACTCCTTAGCCGCAATTGAGGAATATAACCTCATCGAACATGTCGCTGAGGTCTCCCCGAAGAGACGGACCTAG
- a CDS encoding LCP family protein: MQHKLYFRKRFKRSPGLSSHTPRARHARDIQAPPSSAESTAQAWPPMLRNALVLLSAIILVISAVGWWTLGRTTDNLGSGGDFGLGSEKDGATDILLVGSDSRTDAQGNPLTPEEIELLRAGDEEATNTDTIIVIRVPADGSSATAISIPRDTYVHTNRLGNTKINGVYGNTKQMVEEELAGSGASPDEIERRSTEAGRRALIETISDLSGITVDHYAEVGLLGFVLLTDAIGGVDVCLNEAVYDEFSGADFPAGSQTLMGADALSFVRQRHGLPRGDLDRITRQQVFMASFTNKLLGAGTLSNPAKLSELGNAVQRSVVLDDNWDVTGFATQMQGLSGGNVKFETIPVTSIDGVGDYGESVVTIDKGQVHQYFETLLGTKEEEAPTKEEDDKKADPNAAETTVSVYNATGIEGLASGVSGFLTEKGYTQGEVGNAEFAGVASSQINAADPEDPAAQAISEALGGVPIVHDPYLDPHHISVTIAGDYDGPGLTSEGMDTDSGESAEPAPDVEDGSNGDIIGQEGGEIPQEDRPAIDAAGVTCVN; encoded by the coding sequence ATGCAGCACAAATTATATTTTCGAAAACGGTTTAAGAGGAGCCCCGGTTTGAGCAGCCACACGCCACGCGCGCGTCACGCACGCGATATTCAAGCGCCACCGTCCTCTGCAGAGAGTACCGCCCAAGCTTGGCCGCCGATGCTGCGCAATGCGCTTGTACTGCTCTCGGCCATTATCCTGGTTATTTCCGCAGTTGGCTGGTGGACACTCGGTAGGACCACCGACAACTTGGGTTCGGGTGGCGACTTCGGCCTGGGCAGTGAGAAGGACGGTGCAACCGATATTCTGCTCGTCGGCTCAGACTCCCGCACCGATGCCCAGGGCAACCCGCTGACTCCGGAAGAAATTGAGCTTCTGCGTGCCGGCGACGAAGAAGCCACGAATACAGACACGATTATTGTGATTCGTGTTCCTGCCGATGGCTCTTCCGCGACGGCGATTTCCATTCCGCGCGATACCTATGTCCACACCAATCGCCTAGGCAACACAAAGATTAATGGTGTCTACGGCAATACAAAGCAGATGGTGGAAGAGGAACTCGCAGGAAGCGGGGCTTCGCCGGATGAGATTGAGCGTCGCTCGACTGAGGCCGGACGTAGAGCTCTGATTGAAACCATTAGCGACCTCAGCGGTATCACCGTTGACCACTACGCAGAAGTTGGCCTGCTCGGCTTTGTCCTGCTCACCGATGCCATCGGTGGTGTCGATGTATGTCTGAATGAGGCTGTTTACGACGAGTTCTCTGGTGCGGACTTCCCGGCGGGCTCACAGACGTTGATGGGTGCCGACGCGCTCTCATTCGTCCGCCAGCGCCACGGTCTGCCCCGCGGTGACCTCGACCGAATTACTCGCCAGCAGGTCTTCATGGCCTCGTTCACCAATAAGCTGCTCGGCGCTGGCACACTGTCCAATCCCGCGAAGCTGTCTGAACTGGGCAACGCTGTCCAGCGCTCGGTGGTGCTCGACGACAACTGGGATGTCACCGGATTTGCTACCCAGATGCAGGGCCTCAGTGGTGGCAACGTGAAGTTTGAAACGATCCCGGTGACCTCGATTGACGGTGTCGGCGACTATGGCGAGTCGGTGGTCACAATCGATAAGGGCCAAGTCCACCAGTACTTCGAGACCCTGCTGGGCACCAAGGAAGAAGAAGCTCCGACGAAGGAAGAAGACGATAAGAAGGCTGACCCCAACGCGGCTGAAACTACAGTCAGCGTTTACAACGCCACAGGCATTGAAGGTTTGGCCAGCGGCGTCTCAGGTTTCTTAACGGAAAAGGGCTACACCCAGGGAGAGGTCGGCAACGCTGAGTTCGCCGGCGTTGCCTCCAGCCAGATCAATGCGGCTGACCCAGAGGATCCGGCAGCTCAGGCCATTTCTGAAGCACTCGGTGGCGTACCGATTGTCCACGATCCATACCTCGATCCGCACCACATCTCAGTGACGATTGCCGGTGACTACGACGGCCCAGGATTGACATCAGAGGGAATGGACACTGATTCGGGCGAGAGTGCCGAACCCGCACCTGACGTCGAAGATGGTTCCAATGGCGACATCATCGGCCAAGAGGGCGGCGAAATTCCGCAGGAAGATCGCCCCGCTATCGACGCCGCTGGCGTGACCTGCGTGAACTAG